One window of the Benincasa hispida cultivar B227 chromosome 3, ASM972705v1, whole genome shotgun sequence genome contains the following:
- the LOC120073158 gene encoding RNA polymerase II C-terminal domain phosphatase-like 1 isoform X2, with protein MEGRMYKSVVYHGDELLGEVEIYPEEKNGYKNIEVKEIRISHFSQPSERCPPLAVLHTIAASGICFKMESKTSQSQDTPLNLLHSSCIMENKTAIMMFGVEELHLVAMYSRDYEKQYPCFWGFNVAMGLYNSCLDMLNLRCLGIVFDLDETLVVANTMRSFEDRIEALQRKISSEVDPQRANGMLAEVKRYQDDKIILKQYAENDQVIENGKVIKSQSEVVQALSDNHQPVVRPLIRLHEKNIILTRINPQIRDTSVLVRLRPAWEDLRSYLTARGRKRFEVYVCTMAERDYALEMWRLLDPDSNLINPKELLDRIVCVKSGSRKSLFNVFQDGFCHPKMALVIDDRLKVWDEKDQPRVHVVPAFAPYYAPNAEGNNAIPVLCVARNVACNVRGGFFKEFDEVLLQQISDISYEDGVNDIPSPPDVSNYLVSEDEYSVSNGNKDMPTFDGIPDVEVDRRMKDAFLGSSTIISADPRVSSLQYTMPSASGAVPLPPKQASMPYFPNMQLPHVNSVAHVAPSEPTLQSSPAREEGEVPESELDPDTRRRLLILQHGQDTRERLSSEPAFPARPPPLQQVAGPRAQSRGSWSPMEEEMSPRQLSRTARKEFPVDAEPMPMREKHRSNHPSFFPKVDNSILPDRFPHENQRLSKEAFYRDDRVRVNRRPSSYPAFSGEEIPMNQSSSRSRDNDIESGRSIWSETPVGALQEIAMKFGTKVEFKPGLVPSTDLQFSVEAWFVGEKIGEGIGNTRRDAQRHAAEGSIKNLANIYVSRCKADSTSANDMNKFPSDNGPGKRMKLDFHGHLPKTK; from the exons ATGGAGGGAAGAATGTATAAATCGGTGGTTTACCATGGGGATGAGCTACTGGGAGAGGTAGAGATTTACCCAGAAGAAAAGAATGGCTACAAGAACATCGAAGTGAAGGAAATCCGAATAAGTCACTTCTCGCAACCGAGTGAGAGGTGCCCACCACTTGCAGTGCTTCATACCATTGCAGCCTCTGGAATTTGCTTCAAAATGGAGTCAAAGACCTCGCAGTCACAGGACACGCCGCTCAATCTTTTGCATTCCTCGTGTATCATGGAGAATAAG ACTGCTATAATGATGTTTGGAGTGGAGGAGCTACATTTGGTAGCCATGTATTCGAGAGATTATGAAAAACAGTATCCGTGTTTCTGGGGCTTCAATGTTGCAATGGGACTCTACAATTCTTGTCTTGACATGCTGAATCTTAGATGTCTTGGCATTGTATTTGATCTTGATGAGACACTTGTGGTTGCAAATACAATGCGCTCGTTTGAGGATAGAATTGAAGCCCTGCAGCGGAAAATAAGCAGTGAGGTAGACCCACAGCGTGCTAATGGCATGCTGGCAGAGGTTAAGCGATATCAAGACGACAAGATAATTCTGAAACAGTATGCTGAAAATGACCAGGTTATAGAGAATGGAAAAGTGATTAAAAGTCAATCAGAGGTTGTTCAAGCATTGTCTGACAACCATCAACCTGTTGTTCGACCACTCATACGGTTGcatgaaaaaaatatcattctAACTCGTATCAACCCCCAG ATTCGTGATACAAGTGTTCTCGTGAGGTTGAGACCTGCATGGGAAGATCTTCGGAGCTACTTGACTGCAAGAGGCCGCAAGCGTTTTGAGGTCTATGTGTGTACAATGGCTGAAAGGGATTATGCTTTGGAGATGTGGAGGCTCCTTGATCCGGATTCAAATTTGATAAATCCCAAAGAATTGTTAGATCGCATTGTTTGTGTCAAGTCTG GTTCTAGGAAGTCATTGTTCAATGTCTTCCAAGATGGGTTTTGCCACCCAAAAATGGCTCTGGTAATTGATGATCGTTTGAAAGTGTGGGATGAAAAGGATCAACCTCGAGTACATGTTGTCCCTGCATTTGCTCCTTACTATGCCCCTAACGCTGAA ggaAATAATGCCATCCCTGTTCTATGCGTAGCAAGGAATGTTGCCTGCAATGTTAGAGGTGGTTTTTTCAA GGAATTTGATGAGGTCCTACTGCAACAAATTTCTGATATTTCATATGAAGATGGTGTCAACGATATTCCCTCTCCTCCTGATGTGAGCAACTATCTTGTCTCAGAG GATGAATACTCTGTTTCTAATGGAAACAAAGATATGCCAACTTTTGATGGTATACCAGACGTGGAAGTCGACAGAAGAATGAAG GATGCATTTTTGGGTTCTTCAACTATCATCAGTGCAGATCCACGAGTGTCTTCTCTTCAATATACAATGCCTTCTGCTTCTGGTGCTGTTCCACTTCCGCCAAAGCAGGCATCGATGCCATATTTTCCAAACATGCAACTTCCCCATGTTAACTCAGTGGCTCATGTGGCCCCATCTGAACCAACTTTACAAAGTTCTCCTGCTAGAGAGGAGGGCGAGGTACCAGAATCAGAATTAGATCCTGATACAAGGCGTAGACTCCTTATATTGCAACATGGGCAAGATACAAGAGAGCGTTTATCAAGTGAACCCGCATTTCCAGCGAGGCCCCCTCCATTACAGCAGGTTGCTGGTCCACGTGCTCAATCACGTGGAAGTTGGTCTCcaatggaagaagaaatgagCCCGAGGCAACTAAGTCGGACTGCACGCAAAGAGTTCCCTGTAGATGCAGAACCAATGCCGATGCGGGAGAAGCATAGGTCTAATCATCCTTCATTTTTCCCCAAGGTTGACAATTCAATTCTACCTGATAGATTTCCTCATGAAAACCAGAGATTGTCAAAAGAG GCTTTTTATAGAGATGATCGTGTGAGAGTAAATCGAAGGCCATCTAGCTATCCTGCTTTCTCAG GTGAGGAGATTCCAATGAATCAATCATCTTCAAGAAGTCGGGATAATGACATTGAATCTGGACGCTCCATCTGGAGTGAAACTCCTGTTGGAGCTCTACAGGAAATTGCAATGAAGTTTGGCACCAAG GTGGAATTTAAGCCGGGGTTAGTTCCCAGCACAGATCTACAGTTTTCTGTTGAG GCTTGGTTTGTGGGAGAGAAAATTGGCGAAGGGATTGGTAATACAAGAAGGGATGCTCAGCGACATGCTGCCGAAGGTTCCATAAAGAATTTGGCTA ACATTTACGTATCGCGTTGTAAGGCTGACTCTACATCTGCAAATGATATGAACAAGTTTCCTAGCGATAATGGACCGGGAAAACGAATGAAACTGGACTTCCACGGGCATCTtccaaaaactaaataa
- the LOC120073158 gene encoding RNA polymerase II C-terminal domain phosphatase-like 1 isoform X1 translates to MEGRMYKSVVYHGDELLGEVEIYPEEKNGYKNIEVKEIRISHFSQPSERCPPLAVLHTIAASGICFKMESKTSQSQDTPLNLLHSSCIMENKTAIMMFGVEELHLVAMYSRDYEKQYPCFWGFNVAMGLYNSCLDMLNLRCLGIVFDLDETLVVANTMRSFEDRIEALQRKISSEVDPQRANGMLAEVKRYQDDKIILKQYAENDQVIENGKVIKSQSEVVQALSDNHQPVVRPLIRLHEKNIILTRINPQIRDTSVLVRLRPAWEDLRSYLTARGRKRFEVYVCTMAERDYALEMWRLLDPDSNLINPKELLDRIVCVKSGSRKSLFNVFQDGFCHPKMALVIDDRLKVWDEKDQPRVHVVPAFAPYYAPNAEGNNAIPVLCVARNVACNVRGGFFKEFDEVLLQQISDISYEDGVNDIPSPPDVSNYLVSEDEYSVSNGNKDMPTFDGIPDVEVDRRMKLYIHMKKDSSSFHLPQDAFLGSSTIISADPRVSSLQYTMPSASGAVPLPPKQASMPYFPNMQLPHVNSVAHVAPSEPTLQSSPAREEGEVPESELDPDTRRRLLILQHGQDTRERLSSEPAFPARPPPLQQVAGPRAQSRGSWSPMEEEMSPRQLSRTARKEFPVDAEPMPMREKHRSNHPSFFPKVDNSILPDRFPHENQRLSKEAFYRDDRVRVNRRPSSYPAFSGEEIPMNQSSSRSRDNDIESGRSIWSETPVGALQEIAMKFGTKVEFKPGLVPSTDLQFSVEAWFVGEKIGEGIGNTRRDAQRHAAEGSIKNLANIYVSRCKADSTSANDMNKFPSDNGPGKRMKLDFHGHLPKTK, encoded by the exons ATGGAGGGAAGAATGTATAAATCGGTGGTTTACCATGGGGATGAGCTACTGGGAGAGGTAGAGATTTACCCAGAAGAAAAGAATGGCTACAAGAACATCGAAGTGAAGGAAATCCGAATAAGTCACTTCTCGCAACCGAGTGAGAGGTGCCCACCACTTGCAGTGCTTCATACCATTGCAGCCTCTGGAATTTGCTTCAAAATGGAGTCAAAGACCTCGCAGTCACAGGACACGCCGCTCAATCTTTTGCATTCCTCGTGTATCATGGAGAATAAG ACTGCTATAATGATGTTTGGAGTGGAGGAGCTACATTTGGTAGCCATGTATTCGAGAGATTATGAAAAACAGTATCCGTGTTTCTGGGGCTTCAATGTTGCAATGGGACTCTACAATTCTTGTCTTGACATGCTGAATCTTAGATGTCTTGGCATTGTATTTGATCTTGATGAGACACTTGTGGTTGCAAATACAATGCGCTCGTTTGAGGATAGAATTGAAGCCCTGCAGCGGAAAATAAGCAGTGAGGTAGACCCACAGCGTGCTAATGGCATGCTGGCAGAGGTTAAGCGATATCAAGACGACAAGATAATTCTGAAACAGTATGCTGAAAATGACCAGGTTATAGAGAATGGAAAAGTGATTAAAAGTCAATCAGAGGTTGTTCAAGCATTGTCTGACAACCATCAACCTGTTGTTCGACCACTCATACGGTTGcatgaaaaaaatatcattctAACTCGTATCAACCCCCAG ATTCGTGATACAAGTGTTCTCGTGAGGTTGAGACCTGCATGGGAAGATCTTCGGAGCTACTTGACTGCAAGAGGCCGCAAGCGTTTTGAGGTCTATGTGTGTACAATGGCTGAAAGGGATTATGCTTTGGAGATGTGGAGGCTCCTTGATCCGGATTCAAATTTGATAAATCCCAAAGAATTGTTAGATCGCATTGTTTGTGTCAAGTCTG GTTCTAGGAAGTCATTGTTCAATGTCTTCCAAGATGGGTTTTGCCACCCAAAAATGGCTCTGGTAATTGATGATCGTTTGAAAGTGTGGGATGAAAAGGATCAACCTCGAGTACATGTTGTCCCTGCATTTGCTCCTTACTATGCCCCTAACGCTGAA ggaAATAATGCCATCCCTGTTCTATGCGTAGCAAGGAATGTTGCCTGCAATGTTAGAGGTGGTTTTTTCAA GGAATTTGATGAGGTCCTACTGCAACAAATTTCTGATATTTCATATGAAGATGGTGTCAACGATATTCCCTCTCCTCCTGATGTGAGCAACTATCTTGTCTCAGAG GATGAATACTCTGTTTCTAATGGAAACAAAGATATGCCAACTTTTGATGGTATACCAGACGTGGAAGTCGACAGAAGAATGAAG TTGTACATACACATGAAAAAGGATTCATCTTCCTTCCATCTTCCCCAGGATGCATTTTTGGGTTCTTCAACTATCATCAGTGCAGATCCACGAGTGTCTTCTCTTCAATATACAATGCCTTCTGCTTCTGGTGCTGTTCCACTTCCGCCAAAGCAGGCATCGATGCCATATTTTCCAAACATGCAACTTCCCCATGTTAACTCAGTGGCTCATGTGGCCCCATCTGAACCAACTTTACAAAGTTCTCCTGCTAGAGAGGAGGGCGAGGTACCAGAATCAGAATTAGATCCTGATACAAGGCGTAGACTCCTTATATTGCAACATGGGCAAGATACAAGAGAGCGTTTATCAAGTGAACCCGCATTTCCAGCGAGGCCCCCTCCATTACAGCAGGTTGCTGGTCCACGTGCTCAATCACGTGGAAGTTGGTCTCcaatggaagaagaaatgagCCCGAGGCAACTAAGTCGGACTGCACGCAAAGAGTTCCCTGTAGATGCAGAACCAATGCCGATGCGGGAGAAGCATAGGTCTAATCATCCTTCATTTTTCCCCAAGGTTGACAATTCAATTCTACCTGATAGATTTCCTCATGAAAACCAGAGATTGTCAAAAGAG GCTTTTTATAGAGATGATCGTGTGAGAGTAAATCGAAGGCCATCTAGCTATCCTGCTTTCTCAG GTGAGGAGATTCCAATGAATCAATCATCTTCAAGAAGTCGGGATAATGACATTGAATCTGGACGCTCCATCTGGAGTGAAACTCCTGTTGGAGCTCTACAGGAAATTGCAATGAAGTTTGGCACCAAG GTGGAATTTAAGCCGGGGTTAGTTCCCAGCACAGATCTACAGTTTTCTGTTGAG GCTTGGTTTGTGGGAGAGAAAATTGGCGAAGGGATTGGTAATACAAGAAGGGATGCTCAGCGACATGCTGCCGAAGGTTCCATAAAGAATTTGGCTA ACATTTACGTATCGCGTTGTAAGGCTGACTCTACATCTGCAAATGATATGAACAAGTTTCCTAGCGATAATGGACCGGGAAAACGAATGAAACTGGACTTCCACGGGCATCTtccaaaaactaaataa